The Plasmodium falciparum 3D7 genome assembly, chromosome: 5 DNA window atttatcgttatcttttattttattttattttaatcttCTCATAGAaggatttatatatttcattatataatatatttatactatacatacaattataaaaataaagaatatactTAATTATATAGCACACTTTTTTTGAttccatataaatatgtttatatatatatatatatatatatatatatatgcttaaTATAGTAGCATTAattgtattaataaatatgtaaacaacatatttcatttcatgattctatagatatataaatatttaaatgtaattttgtataaatatgtatattgcataaaaaaaaaaaaaaaaaaaaaaaaaaaaaaccttagacaataaaataaggtaaggtaatataataagtaatatatatctcttattatatatatatatagatttaGATTTATATTCCCaggaatataaaatgtacataaaaaatacaaattaaaataattcatatagTAATAATCATCTTCTAATATgaactatatttatatatacaaaaaaaaataaaaaataaaacaattacacacataattttatttttattttaagaaatttttatatgttcatatattacatatttaatttaactTTTCGTTCCTATACaattgtataaaaaaaaaaaaaaaaaaaaaaaaaaaaaaaatctaattatttattttttatttctttttttttttgttcatataatttccatatcacaaaaaaaaaaaaaatatatacatatatatatatatatatatatttgtattctttaacatattttgtattatcacatcaatgtgtatatttttatatatatttcaataagtaacatttgtaaaaataaaaaaaaaatgtaaaactaaaaaaagtgaataaatataatatgaaataatacgaaataaaaaaaaaaaaataaaataataagtaaaatatcatatatttatatttgtctACATAATTGTCTTTTATTAATAAGTGTtcattttgattatatataacatcaaAACGGTTGATGGttacaaaataatttattaatatattatacatactcatatattttttttcaaatataataattatgtatacacattaatttgtatatacatatgtacacATGTAGgctcataaatatatatccatcAAGTTTAAtcagaatataaataaaacttttatttctttatatatattttttgtttaatccttatatatattatatatattatatataatttgtttttttgcgctagcacataaaaaaatacatatatacatatcataAAATTGGGGAGTGttccataaaaaaaaaaaaaatatatatatataaatataatatatatatatatatatattctttttatgtatatatttatttatgaaaataatgcagtataatttttaatataatctctttattttatttatttattttttttttatattacacagatttttttattataagcatacatatatatatatatatatatatatatatatatatatatatgtatatatgtatgtatgtatgtatgtatgtatgcatgtatgtatgtatgtatgtatgtatgtatgtatgtatgtatgtatgtatgtatgtatgtatgtatgtatgtatgtatgtatgtatgtatgtatgtactTATGTAGTCTTAGTTATTAAtatcatgaaaaaaaataaaaaacaaaagaaataacatatacaaaaaatacagttgtattatatagtagatataataaataaactctaaattatttatttattaatatataaataaaatatgtaatgtTTTATACAAGTTGTATTTGGACGTTTAAAAGGTTCATACATTTCCTTTCATATAAAGAAGGGATATTTAAACCTTATATATTAgcatattcttatatatcacaaaaaaaaaaaaaataaaataaaatatatatatatatatatatatatatttatatatataaagtaaaaaatacttataatatatatgtaaatatatgtaacaatatatttatatcatttgtaaaaaaaaacgaaaaattATAGTTGTAAAAACAAAGGAAGAATATAATTCAATAGTTTAATTTGATAAATATTCCTTATAACCATATTTGGTATagatcttaaaaaaaatacacatatatatatatatatatatatatatatatatttatttatattatataactatacaatgtatatcttttttttttttttttttttttttttttttttcttttgaatattcataatttattatgtacatatatataatatatttgtttattcatttatatcatgcatgatataataaacttTTAACATCTATCATTGAACATATTTTCTTGTCCATGATTTTttactaaaaaaatatgcacatgcttaaaaaatatattataataaaaaaaaaataataataaaatgaaataaacatttatagatatataacaatttttatataaagtgacacataatttaaatatgtcTTAAATTCAGCTCATTTCAGGgtctttataaatatatatatatatatatataatatatatatgtaatgcataaaatatatacacatttaataattttatccttaaatatataatataatatatatattacttttcataaaaaaaaaaaaaaaaaaaacatatatatatatatatatatatttatatatatatatcttaagaGTGTATATTACGTAAACATAATTTCACAAATAGTGCAAAAATTAGtaagaatattttatatacaaaaaaaaaaagaaaaaaaagaaattagtaaaaattaattactttttaaacattattgttatctcattattttttttcttttcatatatcatataatttattaagaaatacataaaaaaaaatatgtttacataaaagaaaaagataatatatataatataaaaaaaaaaaaaaaaaattatttttattctaaagaaaaaaaaaaaaaaataatataagatatatattatttgtgtatattaaaaaaaaaaaaaaaaaaaaaaaagtgtaaTATTCTTAGCTTATATTAATAAGGTGCTTTTTATTTCGTGTGcatgaatttttttaaaagaaaaaaataataataatataatttaaggAGTTAATAAAAGGTTGCACATGTATCAgcaatgtttttttttttatgttaacaAACTctcatgaaaaaaaaggaaaaaaaaaagataaaaaaatgaaaagatactttaaagaaatataaaaaatatcctAAAGgttattatgataaaaataaaacaaaaaaaaaaaaaaaaaaaaaagggaaaatgGAAAAcccttaaaaaataaaatagcaTATACAGTGCGTGAaaatacaaaagaaaaaaatagatgtgtatatatattaagaatgtatacatgcatatatatatagtacaaaattattgtatatattgtatatattatatatattatatatatatatatttttaggtGTTTTTTATGCACATCTGAGTTACATAAAAAGCAAATatcgaaataaaaaaaaaaataaaatagatatatatattatatatatatatatatatatatatattacatatgaaACTTTCcaccaaaaaaaattaatatattatgagaATATAATTAAAGTGAACTTAAGAATAAATCATACttattatataagaaaaaaaaaaaaaaaaaaaaaatatgtatatacatatatatatatatatatatatatatatatatatatttttatttttttttttttgttctcaATTTTGTGTCCTGAACTGTTCATACaaaattgtaataaaaaaaaaagaaaaaaaaaaaaaaatcaaaattcGAATTCTCGTTTAGGGctcaataaaaaataaatatatatatatatattatatatatatacaaaagatAAGGGGAAAAAATTCAATAGGACGTACTAAAACATTCATTAAttgtatagatatataaatatataatacataatatatatatatatatatatatataatataccttaaataatgttatgttaaaaaatattagcaTATCGAAATTTTATGTTTCAAAATGTACATTAAAATATACCATAAGGTAATATGTACGggtaataatcatattttatattaattcgtaaaaaatataaggaaaaattaaaaaaaaaaatggaatcATTTTGTttcacaaaataaaacatacgttatatttattcaattctttttttttttttttttttttttttaatatgttttactttttagaaataataatattttatctattaaataaaaatataattttcagaaattatttcattttaataaaagtgGACattaattgaaaaaaaaaagaaaaaaaaaaaaaaagataaaaaaaacaaaataaaataaaatgaatacaaaaatataaaatgtgtaaatatgtttattaaattaaagaaaaaaaaaaaaaaaaaaaaaaaaaaaaaaaaaagaaaatgtaaatGTAAAGAGGTTAGTTTTTTTGTAATGTAAGAAACTCAATCATATAAAgtaacatataattttttttattcaatgaaaaaaattaatatatatgtatggcACACAcggataaatatatatatatatatatatatatatatatatatatatatacatatacatattcatggtgatatattttttcaagatgaacatttctttcttttgatatcaaaaatttttaaataattttttttatcttcctATTTAAAATCTTTTACTCTTTTATTTccttctttctttctttgtttgttcctttccttttttcttttttttttttttttttttttttttcacattttAATCTTacatatgttcatttttaattgCTCATTCTTCAGATTTTCCAACCAATTTGGTTTTCTTTGCACCTCTTAATAAACCTGTTCTTCTGGCAGCAATCAAACCAACCTTTTGTCCTGCAGGTGCACTTCTCGAAACGGTAGAAGGATGACCAATGTGTTGATGGTTACCACCACCATGAGGATGTTCTACAGGGTTCATGGCTACACCTCTAACCTTAGGCCAGCAATTTCTCTTGACTCTGTATTTGTGGTGAGCAACACCAGCTTTTAATATAGGTTTATCTATACGTCCACCTGCACCTACAACACCTACCATAGCTCTAGCTTTAGCGTCGATAGTTTTTTTAGCTCCTGATGGTAATCTAACTTTAGTTTTTTTTCCATCTTCTGATTGACCTACAACAGTAGCATAACATCCGGAAGCTTTTACTAAGGTTCCTCTATTTCCTGTTCTATGTTCTAAGTTACATATTAAGGTACCTTCAGGCATTTTTCCAATAGGTAAAATATTACCTACTGATAAGGGGGCTTTCGTACCACATGAAATATATTGACCAGTAAACATACCTTCTGAAGCTATAATTAATTCTTCTTTCTTTCCATACTTTTCtgttcttttaaatattaccTTGGCTAAAGGAGCACCTCTTCCTGGGTCATGTATGATATCCTTTACCAAACCCtttatatatccttttttttcacaATAATCTAAATGGCGTAATTTTGCTGCGCCCTTTCTATGATGATTATGAGACTTGAAAATAGAGCCTCTACCCTTCCTTTGACCTAACAGggggaaaataaataataaaatataacatatatagaatataagatataaaaatttaaatataaaatataaaaaatatcacatatatatatatatatatatatatatatatatatttatatatttctgtttatttttttacatatgtataaatcatataacatttaataatttattattaatatgttaaattttttttttcttttttcttttttgttttttaccTCTTATAACTCTtcccattttttataataataaaaactttaaataattcacactggtaataatataaataaaaaaaaatcttgTTTAATTGAATAACTTTcaattactttttttttaattaaaaataaatttaaaaaaaaaaaaaaaaaaaaattcaaaattatatatgttttatttaatttctttttttatattttattctcacatattttattttatatttcataataaaaaaattttataatattataatattataatatatatatattatatatatatatatgtatatataatatgaataatatttatttatatatatatttaatatatattaaaattaaattatatatatattattatatatatatatatatatattatattatgtacaatataaaaattaggtattatttatttttccactatttataatattaatatataattaataatattatatattattattttttattattattatatatatataatatatatgcgtatatttatttttaagtgtattgatatttcatattatattt harbors:
- a CDS encoding 60S ribosomal protein L2, which codes for MGRVIRGQRKGRGSIFKSHNHHRKGAAKLRHLDYCEKKGYIKGLVKDIIHDPGRGAPLAKVIFKRTEKYGKKEELIIASEGMFTGQYISCGTKAPLSVGNILPIGKMPEGTLICNLEHRTGNRGTLVKASGCYATVVGQSEDGKKTKVRLPSGAKKTIDAKARAMVGVVGAGGRIDKPILKAGVAHHKYRVKRNCWPKVRGVAMNPVEHPHGGGNHQHIGHPSTVSRSAPAGQKVGLIAARRTGLLRGAKKTKLVGKSEE